In Parasegetibacter sp. NRK P23, a single genomic region encodes these proteins:
- a CDS encoding Rieske 2Fe-2S domain-containing protein, producing MSGLNWIKVADGVHEFVLGPNNIGIIEADGKRMCIGRHGEKWVAFALKCPHAGGIMADGFFDALGNVVCPLHRYKFNPENGRNTSGEGYYLRTWPVEIRDTGVFIGMKPGFFSSLFQ from the coding sequence ATGAGCGGGCTGAACTGGATAAAAGTGGCCGACGGTGTGCATGAATTTGTTTTGGGGCCTAACAACATCGGCATCATTGAGGCGGACGGAAAAAGAATGTGCATCGGTCGACACGGAGAAAAATGGGTGGCCTTCGCGTTGAAGTGCCCCCATGCGGGTGGTATAATGGCCGATGGCTTTTTTGATGCCCTCGGAAATGTGGTATGCCCGCTGCACCGTTATAAGTTCAACCCGGAGAACGGGAGAAATACGAGCGGAGAGGGTTATTATCTCCGGACCTGGCCGGTGGAAATACGTGACACCGGGGTGTTCATCGGGATGAAACCGGGCTTCTTCAGTTCATTGTTCCAGTAG